A single genomic interval of Gavia stellata isolate bGavSte3 chromosome 19, bGavSte3.hap2, whole genome shotgun sequence harbors:
- the IL15 gene encoding interleukin-15: MYLLSSHFFCLLKNEMGLIIFFLCAYVPKTAAGHCKWAEVLKDLEQIKTSKDIDVSLYTANTDEGKECQEPVMRCFILETEVILQECLIKNCSKTQDVSNIWKNGIASLENNKLNSTTSAKCKECEEYEEKNFTEFIQSFVKVIQKECKH, encoded by the exons ATGTATCTTCTGAGCAGccatttcttttgccttttaaagAATGAGATGGGACTAATCATCTTCTTCCTATG TGCTTACGTACCAAAGACAGCAGCAGGTCATTGCAAGTGGGCAGAAGTTCTGAAAGATTTGGAGCAGATCAAGACATCCAAA gacATTGATGTCAGTTTATATACTGCAAACACAGATGAGGGT aaagaatgcCAAGAACCTGTAATGAGATGCTTTATCTTAGAGACGGAAGTGATTCTTCAAGAATGTCTTATCAAAAACTGTAGTAAAACACAGGATGTATCGAACATATGGAAAAATGGAATTGCAAGCTTAGAAAATAACAAG ttgaaTTCCACAACGTcagcaaaatgcaaagaatgTGAAgagtatgaagaaaaaaattttacagaatttaTACAGAGTTTTGTAAAGGTTATACAGAAGGAATGCAAACACTGA